A stretch of Arthrobacter sunyaminii DNA encodes these proteins:
- the rpmG gene encoding 50S ribosomal protein L33 — MAKDKDVRPIIKLKSTAGTGYTYVTRKNRRNDPDRMVLKKYDPKVRQHVEFREER; from the coding sequence GTGGCTAAGGACAAGGACGTACGTCCGATCATCAAGCTGAAGTCGACCGCCGGCACCGGGTACACCTACGTGACCCGCAAGAACCGTCGTAACGACCCGGACCGCATGGTCCTGAAGAAGTACGACCCCAAGGTCCGCCAGCACGTCGAATTCCGTGAGGAGCGCTAA
- the rpsN gene encoding 30S ribosomal protein S14, with translation MAKKSKIARNEQRKVIVERYAAKRLELKKTLVDPNATDEAREAARLGLQKLPRNASPVRLRNRDQIDGRPRGTLQKFGISRVRFRNMAHAGELPGVKKSSW, from the coding sequence ATGGCAAAGAAGTCAAAGATTGCCCGCAATGAGCAGCGCAAGGTCATTGTTGAGCGCTACGCTGCGAAGCGCCTCGAACTGAAGAAGACCCTGGTGGATCCGAACGCTACCGACGAAGCCCGCGAAGCTGCACGCCTCGGCCTGCAGAAGCTTCCGCGCAACGCCTCGCCGGTACGCCTTCGCAACCGTGACCAGATTGATGGCCGCCCCCGCGGTACCCTCCAGAAGTTCGGTATCTCGCGTGTGCGTTTCCGCAACATGGCCCACGCAGGCGAACTGCCCGGCGTGAAGAAGTCCAGCTGGTAA
- a CDS encoding HU family DNA-binding protein: MAMNRSELVAAVAEKSGNSQTAVNGVLDAVFDIFATSVANGEKITIPGWLAVERTDRAARTGRNPQTGETIQIPAGHSVKLTAGSKLKAAVSTKK, encoded by the coding sequence TTGGCTATGAACCGCAGTGAACTTGTTGCAGCAGTGGCAGAGAAGTCCGGCAACAGCCAGACGGCAGTGAACGGCGTTCTCGACGCTGTCTTCGACATCTTCGCAACCTCCGTTGCCAATGGCGAGAAGATCACCATCCCCGGATGGCTCGCAGTCGAGCGCACTGACCGCGCTGCCCGCACGGGCCGCAACCCGCAGACCGGCGAAACCATTCAGATCCCGGCAGGCCACAGCGTCAAGCTGACCGCCGGCTCCAAGCTGAAGGCTGCTGTCTCCACCAAGAAGTAA
- a CDS encoding cytochrome c oxidase assembly protein, with the protein MPKTANTDTAGARLPSGASTSAGAVRGGWLAAAAAVLFTALAGALVFSGAAAAQQLSDPGALTRWAMPVVKAVQNGAMAAVIGALVFSVAILPKSLKFTRSRKVRADEPEHPAFARAMSLAGFAAAVWTLAAVGVLLFTYSDVSGLPLSAEASYTQGLGAFVTDFSTGRAWLAVSIIAAVVTTLAFGVRSLNGLAATTVLAAGAIIPIALVGHSAGGDDHSAAVNSIGLHLAGVCLWIGGLIVLAVVSRQLGPITGVVLRRYSALAGFAFALVFLSGVINASLRITSLSQLNSEWGSLVIFKAAATLLLGVIGFLHRRWIIPQLPAKIPGSAAGSNEQGGPRAKSANRILWQLIGVELLIMAAVSGVAVALGRTATPRPEELPANASPARILTGYDLPPELTNERYLTEWRFDWLWVAIVLVLAISYIAGMVKVRRRGDKWSIVRALCWLFGLAALTYVTSGAPAVYGMVLFSTHMLAHMSLTMVVPLFLVLGAPVTLALKALTPRGDGTRGIREWILVGVHSWFSKLVTNPIFAAVNFAGSIVIFYYSELFGFALRQHVGHELMVVHFLLTGYIFVLTMIGIDPLPYRAPYPLRLVILLATMAFHAFFGVAVMGGTSLIQASYFGNMGRDWGLSALADQQLGGSIMWGLGEIPTVMVAIGVALQWSRTDARETRRKDRAAERNNEAELAAYNNMFANLAKRDASSSEGDR; encoded by the coding sequence GTGCCTAAAACTGCCAACACCGATACCGCCGGCGCCCGCCTGCCGTCCGGCGCTTCCACGTCTGCCGGAGCCGTTCGGGGCGGCTGGCTCGCCGCCGCCGCTGCCGTCCTGTTCACGGCCCTTGCCGGGGCGCTGGTCTTCTCCGGTGCCGCCGCGGCCCAGCAGCTTTCCGACCCCGGTGCACTGACCCGATGGGCCATGCCTGTTGTCAAGGCCGTGCAGAACGGTGCCATGGCAGCGGTCATTGGAGCGCTGGTGTTCTCAGTCGCCATCCTGCCAAAGTCGCTGAAGTTCACGCGGTCCCGCAAGGTCCGGGCGGATGAGCCGGAACACCCCGCCTTCGCCCGCGCCATGTCACTGGCAGGGTTCGCCGCCGCGGTCTGGACGCTGGCCGCCGTTGGCGTGCTGCTCTTCACCTACTCGGATGTCTCCGGCCTGCCGCTGAGCGCGGAGGCAAGTTACACGCAGGGCCTTGGCGCCTTCGTCACCGACTTCTCCACCGGCCGCGCCTGGTTGGCGGTGAGCATCATTGCAGCAGTGGTCACCACCCTGGCCTTCGGTGTCCGGTCCCTGAACGGTCTCGCCGCCACCACCGTGCTGGCCGCCGGGGCCATCATCCCCATCGCGCTCGTCGGCCACTCAGCAGGCGGCGACGACCACAGTGCCGCCGTGAACTCCATCGGGCTGCACCTGGCCGGTGTGTGCCTGTGGATTGGCGGACTCATTGTCCTGGCTGTTGTCTCGCGCCAGCTGGGTCCCATTACGGGCGTGGTGCTGCGCCGCTACTCCGCCCTTGCCGGTTTCGCCTTCGCGCTGGTCTTCCTGTCCGGCGTCATCAACGCCTCCCTGCGCATCACTTCTCTTTCCCAGCTGAATTCCGAGTGGGGGAGTCTGGTTATTTTCAAGGCCGCGGCAACCCTGCTGCTGGGCGTGATCGGGTTCCTGCACCGCCGCTGGATCATTCCCCAGCTGCCCGCCAAGATTCCCGGCTCCGCCGCAGGCTCCAACGAGCAGGGCGGCCCCCGGGCGAAGAGCGCCAACCGCATTCTCTGGCAGCTGATCGGTGTGGAACTGCTGATCATGGCCGCTGTCTCCGGCGTGGCCGTGGCCCTGGGCCGCACCGCCACCCCGCGGCCGGAGGAGCTGCCGGCCAACGCGTCGCCGGCGCGGATCCTCACCGGATATGACCTGCCGCCGGAACTGACGAATGAACGCTACCTCACCGAGTGGCGCTTCGACTGGCTGTGGGTCGCGATCGTGCTTGTCCTGGCGATTTCCTACATTGCCGGAATGGTCAAGGTGCGCCGCCGCGGTGATAAGTGGTCAATTGTTCGTGCCCTGTGCTGGCTGTTTGGCCTTGCTGCGCTGACCTACGTCACGTCCGGTGCCCCTGCCGTGTACGGCATGGTGCTCTTCAGCACCCACATGCTGGCCCATATGTCCCTGACCATGGTGGTTCCGCTGTTCCTGGTGCTCGGTGCCCCCGTAACACTGGCGCTGAAGGCGCTGACACCGCGCGGGGACGGCACCCGCGGGATCCGGGAGTGGATCCTCGTCGGCGTGCACTCGTGGTTCTCCAAACTGGTCACCAACCCCATTTTCGCGGCCGTCAACTTTGCCGGGTCCATCGTGATCTTCTATTACTCGGAGCTGTTCGGGTTCGCCCTGCGCCAGCATGTGGGCCACGAACTGATGGTTGTGCACTTCCTGCTGACCGGCTACATCTTTGTCCTCACCATGATCGGCATCGACCCGCTGCCCTACCGGGCGCCGTATCCGCTGCGCCTGGTGATCCTGCTGGCCACGATGGCCTTCCACGCCTTCTTCGGCGTGGCGGTCATGGGCGGAACCTCCCTGATCCAGGCCTCCTACTTTGGAAACATGGGCCGGGACTGGGGACTGTCGGCCCTCGCTGACCAGCAGCTCGGCGGATCCATCATGTGGGGCCTGGGCGAGATTCCCACTGTCATGGTGGCCATTGGGGTGGCGCTGCAGTGGTCCCGGACTGACGCCCGCGAAACACGGCGTAAAGATCGGGCAGCCGAAAGGAATAATGAGGCTGAGCTGGCCGCTTACAACAACATGTTTGCCAATCTGGCCAAGCGGGATGCCAGCAGCTCTGAAGGAGACCGTTAA